A section of the Cololabis saira isolate AMF1-May2022 chromosome 16, fColSai1.1, whole genome shotgun sequence genome encodes:
- the cfd gene encoding complement factor D, whose translation MASIQVPEGEQLKHECGGFVVADQWVMTAVHCLPTGPNGRKVVLGVHSLSQPEDTKQTFDISEVHNHPGFSFNNYDNDIALIKLDRPFNASEAVKALEFLRAGGTNPETDAEVETAGWGSLDNLGSRPDTLREVVVDVVSSTRCRRSDYFGSKFTANMICAHRLCPEPCRQPYKKEDTCDGDSGGPLLYNGIAVGITSNGGKKCGQLKKPGIYTIISHYTEWIDGIMAAA comes from the exons ATGGCCTCCATACAGGTGCCGGAGGGAGAGCAGCTGAAGCATGAATGTGGCGGCTTCGTGGTTGCAGATCAGTGGGTGATGACGGCCGTGCACTGTCTGCCCACCGG GCCAAATGGAAGGAAGGTGGTGCTGGGTGTTCATTCTCTGAGCCAACCTGAAGACACCAAGCAAACCTTTGACATTTCGGAGGTTCACAATCATCCTGGCTTCAGCTTTAATAATTATGACAATGACATTGCTCTGATTAAG CTGGATCGTCCATTCAACGCCTCCGAAGCAGTTAAGGCGTTGGAGTTCCTGCGAGCCGGTGGCACTAACCCTGAAACCGACGCAGAGGTGGAAACGGCCGGCTGGGGTTCGCTGGACAACCTGGGGTCCCGGCCGGACACGCTCAGGGAGGTGGTGGTGGACGTGGTCAGCTCCACGCGCTGCAGGCGCAGCGACTACTTCGGCTCAAAGTTCACGGCTAACATGATATGTGCACATCGATTGTGCCCAGAACCCTGCAGGCAACCGTACAAGAAGGAGGACACCTGTGAT GGTGACTCTGGAGGGCCGTTGCTCTACAATGGCATCGCAGTTGGCATCACTTCCAACGGAGGAAAGAAGTGCGGCCAGCTTAAAAAGCCTGGCATTTACACCATCATCTCCCACTACACAGAGTGGATAGACGGCATCATGGCTGCAGCCTGA